A region from the Lolium perenne isolate Kyuss_39 chromosome 4, Kyuss_2.0, whole genome shotgun sequence genome encodes:
- the LOC127348992 gene encoding uncharacterized protein: MAKSASLLILVVLVATACFARLGSAARDVPAEKPVAVVEDAVKRPETFQEGTVLIPGIGRYELGTHYMPDLGGLDHSIPAAASGQFIPGADDTWVPNPGFEVPNPFRPGSESP; encoded by the coding sequence ATGGCAAAGTCGGCGTCCCTGCTGATCCTCGTGGTCCTAGTGGCCACGGCGTGCTTCGCCCGGCTGGGCTCGGCGGCGCGCGACGTCCCGGCCGAGAAGCCCGTGGCCGTGGTGGAGGATGCGGTGAAGCGGCCGGAGACGTTCCAGGAGGGGACGGTGCTGATCCCGGGGATCGGGCGGTACGAGCTGGGCACCCACTACATGCCGGACCTCGGCGGGCTGGACCACAGCATTCCGGCCGCCGCTAGCGGCCAGTTCATCCCCGGCGCCGACGACACCTGGGTCCCTAACCCCGGCTTCGAGGTGCCTAACCCCTTCCGCCCCGGCTCGGAGTCTCCCTGA
- the LOC127348990 gene encoding uncharacterized protein, with product MSAVCLATGRRPAASCFFEVGRREIGSSNPRASSSRISGSEGIIMRMNQYGQLQGHTASVNAVSFSPAGDLLVSASDDTDIILWDWLAKSKRLSYPSGHQYNVLHARVMPFTDDSTIVTVAGDDQVRVGELKQGGEVTTRQIAEHDDRVKKVALEPGSPHILYTCGEDGLVQHFDLRSNSPIKLFTCYSFSERRRRVRLNTIAIDPQNPNYFSVGGSDEYVRLYDSRRINSDASSNMNLPVDTFCPKYLLKGRKVHITGVAYSKSSEMLVSYNDELVYLFQNNMGLGSNPESTLPENLDKLKDVQAYSGHRNSRTVKGVSFFGPNDEYVLSGSDCGNVFIWKKKGATSGIGRIIRIWSPESKKVIPLPKHANQIMAYNDRGRKVDASRAGATVEPGILMRLLRLHPRLSESDTEHEPSASDFASGGGDDEPFFIQFGGRSTGRRGRSDRRECIMA from the exons ATGTCCGCTGTATGCCTGGCCACTGGCCGCCGGCCGGCTGCTAGCTGCTTCTTCGAGGTCGGCAGGCGCGAGATCGGCTCGTCCAACCCCCGCGCCTCCTCCTCTCGAATCAGCGGTTCTGAG GGCATAATCATGCGCATGAATCAGTATGGACAGTTGCAAGGTCATACCGCCTCTGTTAATGCCGTCAGCTTCAGCCCTGCTGGTGACCTTCTCGTGTCTGCTTCAGACGACACAGACATCATTCTCTGGGACTGGCTTGCTAAATCTAAAAGACTAAGTTACCCTTCTGGGCACCAATACAATGTCCTCCATGCTCGAGTGATGCCATTTACAGATGACAGCACTATTGTGACTGTTGCTGGGGATGACCAG GTAAGGGTGGGAGAACTGAAGCAGGGTGGTGAAGTAACAACCAGGCAAATAGCGGAACATGATGATCGTGTGAAGAAAGTGGCTCTCGAACCAGGAAGTCCTCACATACTTTACACTTGTGGAGAGGATGGCCTGGTACAGCAT TTTGACCTGCGCAGTAATTCACCAATAAAGCTCTTCACCTGCTATTCGTTCTCAGAGAGGAGACGTCGTGTAAGACTGAATACTATTGCCATCGACCCGCAGAACCCAAACTATTTTTCAGTTGGTGGTTCCGATGAGTATGTACGGTTGTATGATTCTAGGAGAATCAACTCGGATGCTTCAAGCAATATGAACCTACCAGTTGATACTTTCTGCCCTAAGTACCTTCTTAAGGGTAGGAAGGTCCACATCACTGGTGTTGCATACTCCAAATCAAGCGAGATGCTTGTCTCATACAATGACGAGCTTGTCTATTTGTTCCAAAACAACATGGGTCTTGGTTCGAATCCCGAATCAACACTGCCAGAGAATTTGGACAAGCTCAAGGACGTACAAGCATACTCTGGTCACAGGAATTCCAGAACTGTTAAAGGAGTCAGTTTCTTTGGACCAAATGATGAATATGTTTTGAGTGGATCAGACTGTGGGAATGTGTTCATTTGGAAGAAGAAGGGAG CTACTAGCGGGATCGGCAGAATAATCAGGATTTGGTCACCTGAATCTAAGAAAGTAATTCCATTGCCGAAACATGCAAATCAA ATAATGGCTTATAATGATCGGGGTAGAAAAGTCGACGCTTCCCGAGCAGGAGCGACAGTTGAGCCTGGCATCCTCATGCGTCTGCTGAGGTTGCATCCAAGACTATCTGAATCTGACACAGAGCATGAACCGTCTGCTTCTGATTTCGCAAGCGGTGGTGGCGATGACGAGCCTTTCTTCATTCAGTTTGGTGGTCGCAGTACAGGCCGAAGAGGGAGGTCCGATCGCAGGGAATGCATCATGGCATGA
- the LOC127295867 gene encoding low temperature-induced protein lt101.2, producing the protein MASATFLEVILAIILPPVGVFLRYGLAVEFWICLLLTILGYIPGIIYAVYVLVA; encoded by the exons ATGGCCTCAGCGACCTTCCTTGAGGTGATCCTCGCCATCATCCTGCCGCCCGTCGGCGTCTTCCTCCGCTACGGCCTCGCC GTGGAGTTCTGGATCTGTCTCTTGCTCACCATTCTCGGGTACATTCCTGGGATCATCTACGCAGTGTACGTGCTGGTGGCGTAA